In Pseudonocardia sp. DSM 110487, the sequence CACGCGCACGGCGAAGAAGCTCGGCGTCACCGCCAGGTTGAGCAGCAGCAGCGCGACGAGCGGCCAGATCGGCTTGCGCAGGAACTCACGCACCGGCCTCACCCCCGACGGCGATCAGCTCCATCACGCGGTCCATGTCCACGTCCTCCCCCGCGAGCTCCGCGACGGGTCTGCGGTCACGCAGCACCAGTACCCGGTCGGACAGGCGGACCACCTCGTCCAGCTCCGCGGAGATGAACACGACCGCCATGCCCTGGCGGGCCTGCTCGGCCACGAGGGCCTGGATCTGGGCCTTCGCGCCCACGTCGATGCCGCGCGTCGGCTCGTCGAGGATGAGCAGGCGCGGCTGGGTGATCAACCAGCGCGCCAGCAGCACCTTCTGCTGGTTGCCGCCGGACAGGTTGCGCAGCAGCGCGTCCGGGTCGGCCGGCCGGACGTCGAGCAGCTCGATCCAGCGCCGGGCCAGCTCGTCCTGCTTGCGACCGGGGATGCGCCGCATCCACCCGCGGGACGCCTGCATGGCGAGAACGATGTTGTCGCGCACCGACAGGTCGCCCACGACTCCCCCGGCCTTGCGGTCCTCCGGGCTGAACGCGATGCCGGCGTCGATCGCCGCGCGCGGGTTGCGGATCCGGACCGCGCGTCCGCCCACCGTGATCTCGCCGTGATCGGCGCGGTCGGCGCCGAACAGCAGCCGGGCGAGCTCGGTGCGCCCGCTGCCGAGCAGGCCTGCGAGGCCGACGACCTCCCCGGGACGCACCACGAGGTCGACCGGCTCGATCGCCCCGGTGCGCCCCAGCCCGACGGCCTCGAGGACCGGGACTTCCTCCTCGTCGGCGGGTGCGGCCGGTGCGCGATCGAGGCGTTCCAGGACCTCCAGCTCGCGCCCGACCATCGCCGATACCAGCTGCCTCCGCGAGAGCTCCGCGGTGCGGTACTCGCCAACCAGCTTGCCGTTGCGCAGCACCGTCATCCGATCGGAGATCTCGTAGACCTGCTCGATGAAGTGCGAGACGAACAGGATCGCCACGCCGTCGTCACGCAGCCTGCGGACCACCCGGAAGAGCTCGGCAACCTCGCTCGCGTCGAGGCTGGAGGTCGGCTCGTCGAGCACGAGCACCCGCGCGTCCACCTCGACGGCGCGGGCGATCGCGACCAGCTGCTGCTGCGCGATCGGGTGCGCGCCGAGCGGCGAGGACGGGTCGAGGTCCAGGTGCAGCCTTCCCAGCACCTCGGTGGCCCGCCGCCGGGCGCCGCGCCAGTCGATGCGACCGGCGCGGCGCGGCTCGCGGCCCAGCAGGAGGTTCTCCGCCACCGACAGGTTGGGGCAGAGGTTCACCTCCTGGTAGACCGTGCTGATCCCGGCGGCCTGGGCCGCGGCCGGCCCGCTGAACGCCACCGGCTCACCCTGCACGCGGATGTGCCCCGCGTCCACCGGGTGCACGCCGGTGAGGGCTTTGATCAGCGTCGACTTGCCGGCGCCGTTCTCGCCCATCAACGCGTGCACCTCGCCCGGGTACAGCCGCAGGTCCACCGAATCGAGGGCCTGCACCGGCCCGAACGCCACGGAGATGCCGGTCATCTCCACCAGCGGACGCGGAGCCCTCTCCATCAGTACTGGCGGCTGGGCAGGGCGGCCTTGGCGGCGGCGGTGTCGAACGTCGTCTCCTCGGTGACGACGCGCGCCGGCACCTCCTCGCCCGCCTTGACCTTCTTGACCAGGTCCATCAGCTGCGGGCCGAGCAGCGGGTTGCACTCCACGATGAAGTTGATCTTGCCGTCGGCCAGCGCCTGCATGCCGTCCTTGACCGCGTCCACCGTGAT encodes:
- a CDS encoding sugar ABC transporter ATP-binding protein; its protein translation is MTGISVAFGPVQALDSVDLRLYPGEVHALMGENGAGKSTLIKALTGVHPVDAGHIRVQGEPVAFSGPAAAQAAGISTVYQEVNLCPNLSVAENLLLGREPRRAGRIDWRGARRRATEVLGRLHLDLDPSSPLGAHPIAQQQLVAIARAVEVDARVLVLDEPTSSLDASEVAELFRVVRRLRDDGVAILFVSHFIEQVYEISDRMTVLRNGKLVGEYRTAELSRRQLVSAMVGRELEVLERLDRAPAAPADEEEVPVLEAVGLGRTGAIEPVDLVVRPGEVVGLAGLLGSGRTELARLLFGADRADHGEITVGGRAVRIRNPRAAIDAGIAFSPEDRKAGGVVGDLSVRDNIVLAMQASRGWMRRIPGRKQDELARRWIELLDVRPADPDALLRNLSGGNQQKVLLARWLITQPRLLILDEPTRGIDVGAKAQIQALVAEQARQGMAVVFISAELDEVVRLSDRVLVLRDRRPVAELAGEDVDMDRVMELIAVGGEAGA